A window from Variovorax sp. PBL-E5 encodes these proteins:
- a CDS encoding adenylate/guanylate cyclase domain-containing protein: MAAQSTVVFADLTGSTRVFEAMGNARATETVTRLIQWIGGVCESHGGRVVKSLGDGVFAIFENGTTATRAVLEMQRNHQKRLQTWPAPLRMELQIGVASGEVVEVDGDCYGDAVNLASRLSDLAGPSQIWATESVIDQLHGGEVRHRSLGPINIRGKNEMPTVHRIDWQDEVSEFLTMPASLVPAARNAADSSFGQIELAWLDVRSMFRAEELPIHLGRVDEAQFVVNDPRVSRLHARIEARQGSCVLVDVSTYGTWVRFHGTAGASGEIALRRDECVLHGSGEIGLGAPLSDFSAPTISFNTTGGNVLLARRDIR, from the coding sequence ATGGCCGCGCAATCCACTGTCGTATTTGCTGATTTGACGGGGAGTACCAGGGTCTTCGAGGCCATGGGCAACGCACGTGCGACGGAAACCGTCACCCGGCTGATCCAGTGGATCGGCGGCGTGTGCGAGTCACACGGCGGCCGCGTCGTGAAATCGCTGGGCGATGGCGTCTTTGCGATATTCGAGAATGGCACCACGGCGACGCGTGCCGTCCTCGAAATGCAGCGCAATCACCAGAAACGATTGCAAACCTGGCCGGCGCCGCTGCGAATGGAATTGCAGATCGGCGTGGCGAGCGGGGAAGTCGTCGAAGTCGATGGGGACTGCTATGGCGACGCCGTCAACCTGGCTTCCCGCTTGAGCGATCTCGCCGGCCCCAGCCAGATATGGGCCACGGAATCGGTGATCGATCAATTGCACGGCGGCGAGGTTCGCCACCGAAGCCTCGGTCCGATCAACATCCGCGGCAAGAACGAGATGCCGACTGTCCATCGAATCGATTGGCAGGACGAAGTCTCGGAATTTCTCACGATGCCGGCATCGCTCGTCCCAGCGGCTCGAAACGCCGCCGATTCATCGTTCGGGCAGATCGAACTCGCGTGGCTCGATGTCCGGTCGATGTTCCGCGCCGAAGAACTGCCGATCCATCTGGGCCGCGTCGATGAGGCGCAGTTCGTCGTCAACGATCCGAGGGTGTCGCGCTTGCACGCGAGGATCGAGGCGCGCCAAGGCAGTTGCGTGCTCGTCGATGTCAGCACCTACGGCACATGGGTGCGCTTTCATGGTACCGCGGGCGCAAGCGGCGAGATTGCGCTGCGGCGCGACGAATGCGTGCTGCACGGCAGCGGCGAGATCGGCCTCGGCGCGCCGCTGAGCGATTTCAGCGCGCCGACGATCTCGTTCAACACCACCGGCGGCAACGTGCTGCTGGCGCGTCGGGACATCCGCTAG